In Carya illinoinensis cultivar Pawnee chromosome 10, C.illinoinensisPawnee_v1, whole genome shotgun sequence, one DNA window encodes the following:
- the LOC122279566 gene encoding uncharacterized protein LOC122279566 translates to METTTGKPGSLRNILVRLLLFGVLIIVVRFAYVVTITGESCKVVDFCFFSLPETFNFIIAGAGPGASAIAANGALQTTNRSDLYTSKGWIKAVNFYSSVFQDLISEGYLSEGSKSLCVQTPTGQDVHALKQVGVEDSIGIFKKASRPLVIKALPNRVPFDDNTFDFVFSGGGRLDQLSRPLELASEIERTLRPEGFAVVHIEAKDSYSFNSFLELFNSCKLVKSHDIDGLDSLMPYIREIVLKKEIEILGLRGDEKPKPNDDSETKCWVPEHKQELVQNAEPLIMEEPLKPWITLKRNIRNIKYLTSMADISFKNRYVYVDVGARSYGSSIGSWFKKQYPKQNKIFEVYAVEADKAFHEEYSLKKAVRLLPYAAWVRNETLLFEINRDLGKNGNHNRRGMGRIQPSGGGGNNGGDVNMIQGFDFANWLKSTVTERDFVVMKMDVEGTEFDLIPRLFETGAICLIDEIFLECHYNRWQRCCPGQRSSKYEKTYGQCLELFTSLRQSGVLVHQWW, encoded by the coding sequence ATGGAGACTACCACAGGCAAGCCCGGCTCCCTAAGGAACATTCTGGTCCGGTTGCTCTTGTTCGGTGTTCTCATCATTGTCGTTCGATTCGCCTACGTTGTTACGATTACCGGTGAGTCGTGTAAGGTCGTCGACTTTTGCTTCTTCTCCTTACCGGAGACTTTCAATTTCATTATCGCCGGTGCCGGCCCTGGAGCCTCTGCCATTGCTGCTAACGGCGCCTTACAGACGACCAACAGGTCAGATCTCTACACTAGCAAGGGTTGGATAAAGGCCGTCAATTTCTACTCCTCGGTCTTCCAGGATCTGATATCTGAAGGCTACCTATCGGAGGGCTCGAAGTCCCTGTGCGTACAGACCCCTACCGGACAGGACGTCCACGCTCTGAAACAGGTTGGGGTTGAGGACTCGATTGGAATTTTCAAGAAAGCGTCACGGCCTTTGGTAATTAAGGCCCTTCCTAACCGAGTCCCATTCGACGACAATACCTTCGACTTCGTGTTCTCCGGTGGGGGTCGTCTCGACCAGCTGTCTCGGCCGTTGGAGTTGGCGTCGGAGATCGAACGGACGCTGAGACCCGAAGGGTTTGCGGTGGTCCACATTGAAGCCAAAGATTCGTATAGTTTCAATTCTTTCCTTGAGTTATTCAACTCTTGTAAGTTAGTCAAATCCCACGATATAGACGGCCTTGATTCGTTGATGCCTTATATACGCGAAATTGTCCTGAAAAAGGAGATTGAAATACTTGGCCTTCGAGGGGATGAGAAACCCAAACCCAATGACGATTCGGAGACTAAGTGCTGGGTTCCGGAGCATAAGCAAGAACTGGTACAGAACGCGGAGCCGTTGATCATGGAAGAGCCGTTGAAGCCGTGGATCACGTTGAAGAGGAACATAAGGAATATAAAATATCTAACGTCAATGGCTGATATTAGCTTTAAGAATAGGTATGTGTATGTGGATGTTGGGGCTAGAAGTTATGGGTCTAGCATTGGAAGTTGGTTCAAGAAGCAATACCCAAAACAGAATAAGATCTTTGAAGTGTATGCCGTCGAAGCTGATAAGGCATTTCATGAAGAATATAGCTTGAAGAAAGCGGTTAGGCTGTTGCCTTACGCTGCGTGGGTGAGGAATGAGACATTGTTGTTTGAGATTAATCGAGACCTGGGAAAGAATGGCAATCATAATAGGAGAGGAATGGGGAGGATTCAACCCTCTGGTGGTGGTGGTAATAATGGCGGGGATGTGAATATGATTCAGGGGTTTGATTTCGCGAATTGGTTGAAGAGCACGGTCACAGAGAGGGACTTTGTGGTGATGAAGATGGACGTCGAAGGGACCGAATTCGATTTGATTCCAAGGTTGTTTGAGACCGGGGCGATCTGCTTGATTGATGAGATATTTCTCGAGTGTCATTACAATAGGTGGCAGAGATGTTGCCCTGGTCAGAGGAGTTCCAAATATGAGAAAACTTATGGCCAGTGCTTGGAGCTGTTTACTTCGCTCAGGCAAAGTGGAGTTCTTGTTCATCAATGGTGGTAG